A genome region from Clostridium pasteurianum includes the following:
- the yyaC gene encoding spore protease YyaC, producing the protein MNKIRAFYNTPMAYYKLSNFLKHYINDNTILICIGTDRCIGDCLGPLVGTMLKEKYFPLTIYGTISEPIHALNIDKKLVKIKKEHPTSTIIGIDACLGDTENIGEIQVRDYAIHPGKGVGKSLPDVGETSIVGIVDSCESSELFTNRNIRLNLIFQMATIIVQTIMHSYYLYTNFNNNIFHDSMPNI; encoded by the coding sequence TTGAACAAAATAAGAGCTTTTTACAATACCCCTATGGCTTACTACAAACTTTCAAACTTTTTAAAACACTATATAAATGATAATACAATACTAATATGTATAGGAACAGATCGCTGTATAGGTGACTGTCTTGGTCCCTTAGTTGGCACAATGCTTAAAGAAAAGTATTTTCCTCTAACCATTTACGGAACAATTTCAGAACCCATACATGCTTTAAATATAGACAAAAAATTAGTCAAAATAAAAAAAGAGCATCCAACTTCAACAATAATAGGCATAGATGCCTGTCTTGGTGATACTGAAAATATAGGTGAAATTCAAGTAAGAGATTACGCTATTCATCCGGGAAAAGGGGTTGGTAAGTCACTTCCTGATGTCGGTGAAACCTCAATAGTAGGAATAGTCGATTCGTGTGAAAGCAGCGAATTATTTACTAATAGAAACATACGATTAAATTTAATTTTCCAAATGGCAACAATTATAGTACAAACAATTATGCACTCATATTACCTTTATACAAACTTCAATAACAATATATTTCATGATAGTATGCCTAATATTTAA